The following are encoded together in the Phaseolus vulgaris cultivar G19833 chromosome 9, P. vulgaris v2.0, whole genome shotgun sequence genome:
- the LOC137821908 gene encoding glycerophosphocholine acyltransferase 1-like, with amino-acid sequence MAVSDNEDFASDYTDSEPSKKTRRSRFRDRSKEVLSKQAVKIVKRAEEHESFINKVTHLLGVLGFGGFCFLFGARPEAVPLVYCVFYVVFVPLRWIYYRFKKWHYYLLDFCYYANTILLICLLFYPRNEKLFMVCFSFAEGPLAWALIVWRCSLVFSSFDKIVSVLIHLLPGLVLFSIRWWNPTTFEAMRPEGTAARATWPYIEDKSHLWMWLFLVPLAVYILWQVLYFLIVNVLRRQRFLRDPEVMTSYRELSKKAQKANNMWWRLSGLLGDQNRLLMYILLQGMFTVATTALTVPIFLSYELSVIFQILKISASVWNGGSFLIDVMPRQVILKEKKKSEMQHVPNQNYQ; translated from the exons ATGGCTGTGTCTGATAACGAAGACTTTGCATCAGACTATACAGACAGCGAACCCTCTAAAAAGACCAGGCGTAGTAGGTTCAGGGATAGGTCCAAG GAGGTGTTGTCTAAACAAGCTGTGAAGATAGTCAAACGAGCTGAAGAGCATGAAAGTTTCATCAACAAG GTGACTCATCTTCTGGGGGTTCTTGGCTTTGGTGGGTTTTGCTTCCTCTTTGGGGCAA GGCCAGAAGCTGTTCCCTTGGTATATTGTGTGTTCTATGTCGTGTTTGTTCCTCTCCGTTGGATATATTACAGGTTCAAGAAATGGCATTACTATCTCCTG GATTTTTGCTATTATGCCAATACAATCTTGTTGATTTGCCTCCTTTTTTATCCAAGAAATGAAAAGCTTTTCATGGTCTGCTTTTCATTCGCTGAG GGACCATTAGCGTGGGCTTTGATTGTTTGGCGCTGCAGTTTGGTTTTCAGTTCTTTTGACAAAATTGTCAGTGTTCTGATCCATCTTTTACCTG gATTAGTTCTATTTTCCATTCGATGGTGGAATCCTACAACCTTTGAAGCCATGCGACCAGAGGGAACTGCTGCAAGAGCTACATGGCCTTATATTGAAGATAAATCCCATCTCTGGATGTGGTTGTTTCTGGTTCCCTTAGCAGTTTACATTCTGTGGCAGGTTCTATACTTCCTCATTGTCAATGTCTTGCGCAGACAACGGTTTTTAAGAGATCCTGAAGTCATGACTTCCTACAG GGAACTCTCCAAAAAGGCTCAGAAAGCAAACAATATGTGGTGGCGCTTAAGTGGCCTACTTGGGGATCAAAATCGCTTGTTGATGTACATCCTTCTTCAAGGCATGTTTACTGTGGCAACCACAGCACTAACTGTTCCCATATTCTTGTCCTATGAATTGTCTGTGATTTTCCAAATACTGAAGATTTCTGCTTCAGTATGGAATGGGGGAAGCTTCCTGATAGATGTAATGCCTAGGCAGGTAATTCTCaaggagaaaaagaaatcagAAATGCAACATGTTCCAAATCAAAATTATCAGTGA
- the LOC137822437 gene encoding formin-like protein 20, with protein sequence MPHRRSWHSSPPLLSPPLIIILFPIVILTILFLALPPLLSASTRLIRPASVKTSWDSLNILLVVFAILCGVFARRNDDEQTPSNNHHHAVPDRNAAFRRVPSQGQSRWLGIPGETKDFINDTPLNRFQSPPTAGATRLRMRRNSSSYPDLRQWETADDRNKFRFFDDFEIDKQFRSPARDYFPAVDHRKRWPESPPSPSPSPQSQHQHQHQQEDGVVKEIPVDTFEIRTSSPPVKSTTPPPPPPPPPPPPPESARRSTRRSHRKTERDTEISVELDEREFTTIPSPPLAPPTPSAKVRSERKTERKKSNVKREIASVWASVLSNQRKKKKKQRAKNSNHQHYDDNADELTNSTTLPPPTPPPPPPPPPPPSMFHSLLRKGLGKSKKIHSVSPAPPPPPPPPSKRWSKRKSQIPPPTPPSPPRRRNTGRPPLPSRSVNFHEEIEETVNAGNQSPLIPVPPPPPPFKMKAMKFVVRGDFVRIRSNHSSRCSSPEREEIMNVSESRVNDGVTNGDGVTNGNGVFCPSPDVNVKAASFIARLRGEWKLEKLNSFKDKSNASLPPISTKHNQKWL encoded by the coding sequence ATGCCCCACCGTCGCTCCTGGCACTCATCGCCACCCTTACTCAGCCCTCCACTAATCATCATTCTCTTCCCCATCGTCATTCTAACCATCCTCTTCCTCGCCCTGCCGCCGCTCCTCTCCGCCTCCACACGCCTCATACGCCCCGCCTCCGTCAAGACCAGCTGGGACTCCCTCAACATCCTCCTCGTCGTTTTCGCAATCCTCTGCGGCGTCTTTGCCAGACGAAACGACGACGAACAGACCCCAAGTAATAACCACCACCACGCCGTTCCGGATCGAAACGCTGCGTTTCGTCGAGTTCCTTCCCAAGGACAATCTCGGTGGCTTGGGATCCCAGGGGAAACAAAGGACTTCATTAATGATACACCTCTCAACCGCTTTCAGTCACCGCCAACCGCTGGTGCTACTCGGTTGAGAATGAGAAGAAACAGCAGCTCTTATCCAGATCTGCGCCAGTGGGAAACCGCTGATGACCGGAACAAGTTCCGCTTCTTTGATGATTTTGAAATCGACAAGCAGTTCCGCTCGCCGGCTAGAGACTATTTTCCTGCCGTCGACCACCGCAAACGGTGGCCGGAATCACCACCATCACCATCGCCATCACCACAATCACAACATCAGCATCAACACCAACAAGAAGATGGAGTAGTAAAGGAAATTCCTGTTGATACTTTCGAAATTCGTACCTCGTCGCCGCCGGTGAAGTCAACTACGCCGcctcctcctccaccaccacCGCCTCCTCCGCCGCCGGAATCGGCTCGTCGCAGTACACGACGGTCGCATCGGAAAACAGAGAGAGACACTGAGATAAGCGTCGAGCTCGACGAGCGCGAGTTCACGACGATCCCCTCTCCGCCTCTGGCTCCTCCGACGCCGTCGGCGAAGGTGCGATCGGAGCGTAAGACCGAGCGAAAGAAGAGCAACGTGAAGAGAGAGATAGCGAGTGTTTGGGCTTCAGTTCTCTCCAACCAgcgaaagaaaaagaagaaacaaagagCAAAAAATAGCAACCATCAACATTACGATGATAATGCCGACGAATTAACCAATAGCACGACACTGCCACCACCGACGCCGCCACCTCCACCACCTCCTCCGCCACCGCCTTCAATGTTTCACAGTCTACTCCGAAAAGGACTAGGCAAGAGCAAGAAAATCCACTCAGTATCACCCGCACCTCCACCGCCACCTCCTCCGCCGTCGAAGCGGTGGTCAAAGCGCAAGAGCCAGATCCCTCCTCCGACTCCGCCGTCTCCTCCACGGCGTCGAAACACCGGGCGACCACCGCTGCCGAGCAGAAGCGTCAATTTCCACGAGGAGATTGAGGAGACAGTTAACGCGGGCAACCAGTCCCCGCTGATTCCAGTtccgccgccgccgccgccgttcAAGATGAAGGCGATGAAGTTCGTCGTCCGCGGAGATTTCGTTAGGATACGCAGCAACCATAGCTCGCGGTGTAGCTCTCCGGAACGAGAGGAGATTATGAATGTATCGGAAAGTAGAGTGAATGACGGCGTTACGAATGGTGACGGCGTTACGAATGGTAACGGCGTTTTCTGTCCCAGTCCCGATGTAAACGTTAAGGCTGCATCGTTCATCGCTCGGCTGAGGGGAGAGTGGAAGCTCGAAAAACTGAACTCTTTCAAGGACAAAAGCAATGCCTCATTGCCTCCTATCTCAACAAAACACAACCAAAAATGGCTCTAA
- the LOC137822853 gene encoding uncharacterized protein — protein MDKGCGMEETVDLRNGVELATSVSDKHLDLLRPSARNYSIFRGQAVDAGDPEKGNYTLIRGPEDFQTGLYDKPLPCYGCGIGWFSFLLGFLCPPLWYYATILYLGNYYRKDPRERAGLGASAIAALICTVAMLIIGAILHSRSP, from the exons atggATAAAG GTTGTGGTATGGAAGAGACTGTTGATTTGAGAAATGGTGTGGAATTGGCAACATCGGTATCTGATAAACATCTTGATCTTCTAAGGCCATCTGCCagaaattattcaatttttagaG GTCAAGCAGTGGATGCTGGAGACCCTGAAAAGGGCAACTATACCCTAATTAGAGGTCCTGAGGACTTCCAAACAGGACTTTATGACAAACCCCTTCCATGTTATGGTTGTGGAATTGGATGGTTCTC ATTTCTTTTGGGATTTCTATGTCCACCTCTGTGGTACTATGCCACAATCCTTTACTTAGGAAATTATTACAGAAAGGATCCAAGGGAAAGGGCAGGGTTAGGAGCTTCTGCAATTGCT GCACTAATATGCACAGTAGCAATGCTGATCATAGGAGCCATTCTTCATTCACGATCCCCCTGA
- the LOC137823200 gene encoding protein PLASTID MOVEMENT IMPAIRED 1-RELATED 1-like codes for MLSRMEAGKKSGGGSSAPKKLLKDVETINKALYLDRGSSRSSIPSVNSRSKFTGKSQLPDPKSKSKASGNNHNNDDDDGVQKDKKSIWNWRPLRALSHIRNKRFNCSFYLQVHLIEGLPPSFENASIAVYWKRRDGVLVTGAAKVIQSVAEFEEKLTYTCSVYGSRSGPHHSAKYEAKHFLLYASLLSAQEMDLGKHRVDLTRLLPLTLEELEEEKSSGKWTTSFRLSGVAKGSVMNVSFGYTVVGDNTSATRDSHNASNVLTSRQNSIALMKQEAKPRQFDGSSRMRRTSSLQFSPRGSDEVKDLHEVLPSTKSALASSIDILYKKFDEEKVSSLHGEAEVDSFTENLASIKPDAYASVLGKETFDEHVSKAEDKCPVHDEPGLSVFQEKLEIIKPDDNSLPDSANEKLEEFQGNDFVVVDKGIELSSSEPVVTEEFIVKAPEDASTVLGISGIQEPFEDSVKYDFLDEVNDSSKDQVVVEEFTGKEDGFDSDTNELLLQELESALNSVSNLERVALESPKTAEFKSEHKMTKSHSLDDVTESVASEFLSMLDCSPMALSCESEPESPRELLLRQFEKEALDGDFSSLFDFEMNHDNEADGGYDGSTASEQWNFSEDVNSSSFFQELQEEHLAESQDVRSKQRAQILEDMETEALMRQWGLNEEAFHRSPPKDFTGFGSPIPLPPEETPILPPLDDGLGPFLQTKDGGFLRSMNPSLFKNSKSGGSLIMQVSNPVVVPAEMGSGIMEVLQCLASVGIEKLSMQAKELMPLEDITGKTMQQVAWEAMPVLEGAERQSHLQHDPATGQGSVHLQRDLKGMPSGQKSGKFSSRTVANQLGSEFVSVEDLAPLAMDKIEALSMEGLRIQSGMSEEEAPSNIIAQSIGDISALQGNGVDISGSLGLDGAAALQLMDVKDGTDGGDGVDGIMGLSLTLDEWMRLDSGEIDDIDNISEHTSKLLAAHHANSFDFIRQSSKGEKRRGKSRRCGLLGNNFTVALMVQLRDPLRNYEPVGTPMLALIQVEREFMLPKQKIYNSVSFIMKNNDEDDDREILAKVDTKDTQKEEKSSDEEEGIPQFRITEVHVAGLKPEPQKKKLWGTSSQQQSGSRWLLANGMGKGNNKLSLMKSKGASKSNAPATTKVQPGDTLWSISSRVFGNRGKWKELTALNQHIRNPNVIIPNDTIRLS; via the exons ATGTTGTCGAGAATGGAGGCTGGGAAGAAGAGTGGTGGGGGTTCTAGTGCCCCGAAGAAGTTGCTAAAGGATGTTGAAACCATTAACAAAGCTTTGTACTTGGATAGAGGGTCTTCAAGGAGTTCAATACCTAGTGTAAATTCTCGATCTAAATTCACTGGGAAATCTCAGTTACCTGATCCCAAATCTAAGTCTAAAGCAAGTggtaataatcataataatgatgatgatgatggtgtTCAGAAGGATAAGAAGTCCATTTGGAATTGGAGGCCTCTAAGGGCCCTTTCCCACATCCGAAATAAGAGGTTTAATTGTAGTTTTTATCTGCAAGTTCATTTGATTGAAGGGTTGCCTCCAAGTTTTGAGAATGCTAGTATTGCTGTGTACTGGAAAAGGCGTGATGGGGTTCTTGTGACTGGTGCTGCCAAGGTGATTCAGTCTGTGGCTGAATTTGAAGAGAAGTTGACCTACACTTGCTCGGTGTATGGCAGTAGGAGTGGACCTCACCATTCTGCCAAGTATGAAGCAAAGCATTTTTTGCTATATGCTTCGCTTCTGAGTGCGCAGGAGATGGATTTGGGAAAGCACCGGGTGGATCTGACAAGGTTGCTTCCTCTCACTCTGGAGGAGCTTGAGGAGGAGAAGAGCTCGGGGAAGTGGACTACTAGTTTTCGACTATCAGGAGTGGCTAAGGGTTCTGTGATGAATGTCAGTTTTGGCTATACGGTGGTTGGTGATAATACCAGTGCTACCAGAGACAGCCATAATGCGTCTAACGTATTGACTTCCAGGCAGAATAGTATTGCTCTGATGAAGCAAGAGGCTAAACCCCGACAGTTTGATGGAAGCAGCAGGATGAGGCGTACCTCTAGTTTGCAATTCTCACCTCGAGGTTCAGATGAGGTAAAGGATCTTCATGAGGTGTTGCCATCAACTAAGTCTGCTCTAGCCAGCTCAATAGACATCTTATATAAGAAatttgatgaagaaaaggttaGTTCTCTGCATGGCGAAGCAGAAGTTGATTCATTCACTGAAAATCTTGCGTCAATCAAACCAGATGCATATGCTTCCGTTCTTGGAAAAGAAACATTTGATGAGCATGTGAGTAAGGCTGAAGATAAATGTCCAGTGCATGACGAACCTGGACTCTCTGTGTTTCAAGAAAAGCTGGAGATAATTAAACCAGATGACAATTCTTTACCTGATTCCGCAAATGAAAAGCTTGAAGAGTTTCAAGGTAatgattttgttgttgttgataagGGCATAGAACTATCATCAAGTGAACCTGTTGTAACAGAGGAATTCATTGTGAAGGCTCCTGAAGATGCTTCTACAGTTCTTGGTATATCTGGTATACAAGAACCTTTTGAAGACAGTGTTAAATATGATTTTCTGGATGAGGTAAATGATAGTTCTAAGGACCAGGTAGTGGTAGAGGAATTTACTGGCAAAGAGGATGGCTTTGATAGTGATACTAATGAGCTGCTCCTGCAAGAACTAGAATCTGCTTTAAATAGTGTATCAAATTTGGAGAGAGTGGCACTAGAATCTCCCAAAACAGCAGAATTTAAATCTGAACATAAGATGACAAAGTCACATAGCTTGGATGATGTTACTGAATCAGTTGCCAGTGAGTTTTTAAGCATGTTAGACTGTAGTCCAATGGCGTTGAGTTGTGAAAGTGAGCCTGAATCTCCAAGAGAGCTACTTTTAAGACAATTtgagaaggaggctttggatGGGGACTTCTCCTCtttgtttgattttgaaatGAACCACGATAATGAAGCAGATGGTGGCTATGATGGTTCCACTGCATCTGAGCAGTGGAACTTTTCTGAAGATGTTAACTCATCATCCTTTTTCCAAGAGCTGCAGGAGGAGCATCTAGCTGAGTCTCAGGATGTGAGGAGCAAACAGAGGGCTCAGATACTAGAAGACATGGAAACAGAAGCCTTGATGCGTCAATGGGGTTTGAATGAGGAGGCTTTTCATCGTTCTCCACCAAAAGATTTTACTGGTTTTGGAAGTCCAATTCCTTTGCCTCCTGAAGAGACTCCTATATTGCCTCCTCTTGATGATGGGTTGGGCCCTTTTCTTCAGACAAAAGACGGGGGTTTCCTACGCTCTATGAATCCCTCACTTTTCAAGAATTCTAAAAGTGGTGGGAGTTTAATCATGCAGGTATCCAACCCTGTCGTGGTACCTGCAGAAATGGGTTCTGGGATAATGGAGGTTTTGCAGTGTTTGGCTTCAGTGGGAATTGAAAAGCTCTCAATGCAGGCAAAGGAGTTAATGCCGCTAGAAGATATCACAGGGAAGACAATGCAACAGGTAGCATGGGAAGCTATGCCTGTCTTAGAAGGAGCAGAGAG GCAAAGCCATTTGCAGCATGATCCAGCAACAGGGCAAGGCAGTGTTCATCTGCAAAGGGACTTGAAAGGAATGCCGTCTGGACAAAAGTCTGGCAAGTTTAGTTCTAGAACAGTGGCCAACCAACTAGGTTCAGAGTTTGTTTCAGTTGAAGACCTTGCTCCATTGGCTATGGATAAAATTGAAGCACTTTCAATGGAGGGTTTGAGAATCCAATCTGGGATGTCAGAAGAGGAGGCACCGTCAAACATCATTGCACAGTCCATTGGGGATATTTCGGCTCTGCAGGGCAATGGTGTTGATATTAGTGGGTCCCTTGGCCTGGATGGTGCTGCTGCTTTGCAGTTGATGGATGTAAAAGATGGGACTGATGGCGGTGATGGTGTTGATGGAATAATGGGCCTATCATTAACTCTTGATGAATGGATGAGGCTGGATTCAGGTGAGATTGATGATATAGATAATATCAGTGAGCATACTTCCAAACTTCTTGCAGCCCATCATGCCAACTCTTTTGACTTCATTCGTCAGAGTTCGAAGGGAGAGAAGAGACGAGGCAAAAGCAGAAGATGTGGTTTGCTAGGAAACAATTTCACAGTAGCATTAATGGTGCAACTCCGTGACCCTCTGAGAAATTACGAGCCGGTTGGAACACCAATGCTTGCTCTTATACAAGTTGAGAGAGAGTTCATGCTTCCAAAGCAAAAAATTTACAATAGTGTGTCTTTCATAATGAAAAACAATGACGAGGATGATGATAGGGAAATCCTAGCGAAGGTGGACACGAAGGACACCCAGAAAGAGGAGAAAAGTTCTGACGAGGAAGAGGGCATTCCTCAGTTCAGAATCACAGAAGTCCATGTGGCAGGTCTGAAGCCTGAGCCTCAGAAAAAGAAGCTCTGGGGCACTTCAAGCCAGCAACAATCTGGTTCTCGCTGGTTGCTTGCTAATGGAATGGGGAAGGGCAATAATAAGCTTTCATTGATGAAATCAAAGGGTGCATCTAAATCTAATGCTCCAGCTACCACAAAGGTGCAACCTGGTGACACCTTGTGGAGCATATCATCTCGTGTTTTTGGCAATCGAGGGAAATGGAAGGAGTTGACAGCACTAAATCAACATATAAGAAACCCCAATGTCATTATACCAAATGACACCATAAGACTCAGCTGA
- the LOC137823201 gene encoding PHD finger protein ALFIN-LIKE 3-like: MLQQILILQNIPIYLLLSLSLSPSSSSQIFFSALLFCSASSMDSAGHYNPRTVEEVFRDFKGRRTGMIKALTTDVEEFYQQCDPEKENLCLYGFPNEQWEVNLPAEEVPPELPEPALGINFARDGMQEKDWLSLVAVHSDAWLQSVAFYFGARFGFDKADRKRLFTMINDLPTIFEVVTGSAMKQAKEKSSDRNSSKSKSNSKGRGSESVKYVKQEMKEEEEVLDEVEEEEHGETLCGACGENYASDEFWICCDICEKWFHGKCVKITPARAEHIKHYKCPSCSNKRAKP, translated from the exons ATGTTGCAGCAAATCCTAATCCTTCAAAATATCCCTATTtaccttcttctctctctctctctctctccttcttcttcttctcaaatTTTCTTCTCTGCATTGTTGTTCTGCAGCGCAAGCTCAATGGACAGTGCCGGCCACTACAATCCCCGCACGGTGGAAGAGGTTTTCCGGGACTTCAAGGGCCGCAGAACTGGCATGATCAAAGCCCTCACCACTG ATGTTGAGGAGTTTTACCAGCAGTGCGATCCTG AAAAGGAGAATCTATGTCTATATGGATTCCCCAATGAACAATGGGAAGTTAATTTGCCAGCTGAAGAAGTTCCTCCAGAACTTCCCGAGCCTGCATTGGGCATAAACTTTGCTAGGGATGGGATGCAAGAAAAGGACTGGTTATCTTTAGTTGCTGTTCACAGTGATGCATGGTTACAATCAGTGGCTTTTTACTTTGGAGCAAGATTTGGTTTTGATAAAGCTGACag GAAACGCCTGTTCACTATGATTAATGATCTGCCTACAATATTCGAGGTTGTAACTGGATCTGCAATGAAACAGGCAAAGGAGAAGTCATCTGACCGCAACAGCAGCAAATCAAAGTCCAATTCAAAAGGG cgAGGATCTGAATCTGTGAAGTATGTAAAGCAAGAAATGAAGGAGGAAGAGGAGGTATTGGACGAAGTAGAAGAGGAGGAGCACGGGGAGACCTTGTGTGGTGCTTGTGGGGAGAACTATGCATCCGATGAGTTCTGGATTTGTTGCGACATATGCGAGAAGTGGTTTCATGGCAAGTGTGTGAAGATCACTCCTGCTCGGGCTGAGCACATCAAACACTACAAGTGTCCCTCATGCAGCAACAAGAGAGCAAAACCTTGA